The following proteins are encoded in a genomic region of Cellulomonas sp. ES6:
- a CDS encoding glycosyltransferase family 2 protein has protein sequence MTTPAPDPRPPHDPGAGDGPDRPAVRVVSVVFHPGDELTAFTRSLADATTADVELVLVDNGTDPEVADRVAAAAGGRVLRPGANLGYGGGANAGARGAHQPWLVVANPDVVWEPGSLDRLLEAAGRHPGAGAFGPALLNEDGSVYPSARELPSLTQGAGHAVLGKVWPGNPWTRAYQRRQETVGAERVAGWLSGACLLLRREAFEAVGGFDEDYFMFFEDVDLGERLALAGWANLYVPSARVTHVGGVSWKARPAAMISAHHRSAERYLHRRYSRWYHWPVRVAVSAGLRLREALELRAAR, from the coding sequence ATGACGACCCCCGCACCGGACCCCCGCCCGCCCCACGACCCCGGTGCCGGCGACGGCCCCGACCGCCCGGCCGTCCGCGTGGTGTCGGTGGTGTTCCACCCCGGCGACGAGCTCACCGCCTTCACGCGCTCGCTGGCCGACGCGACGACCGCGGACGTCGAGCTGGTGCTCGTGGACAACGGCACCGACCCGGAGGTCGCCGACCGGGTCGCCGCGGCGGCGGGCGGGCGCGTCCTGCGCCCCGGGGCGAACCTCGGCTACGGCGGCGGCGCGAACGCCGGCGCGCGCGGCGCCCACCAGCCCTGGCTCGTGGTCGCGAACCCCGACGTCGTGTGGGAGCCCGGGTCGCTCGACCGGCTGCTCGAGGCCGCCGGCCGGCACCCCGGCGCCGGTGCGTTCGGCCCCGCGCTGCTCAACGAGGACGGCAGCGTGTACCCCTCGGCGCGCGAGCTGCCGTCGCTGACCCAGGGCGCCGGTCACGCGGTGCTGGGCAAGGTCTGGCCGGGCAACCCCTGGACGCGCGCGTACCAGCGGCGCCAGGAGACGGTCGGCGCCGAGCGCGTGGCCGGGTGGCTGTCCGGCGCGTGCCTGCTGCTGCGCCGCGAGGCGTTCGAGGCCGTCGGAGGGTTCGACGAGGACTACTTCATGTTCTTCGAGGACGTCGACCTCGGCGAGCGCCTCGCGCTGGCCGGGTGGGCCAACCTCTACGTGCCGTCGGCGCGCGTCACGCACGTGGGCGGCGTGTCGTGGAAGGCCCGGCCGGCGGCGATGATCTCCGCGCACCACCGGTCCGCCGAGCGCTACCTGCACCGGCGCTACTCCCGGTGGTACC
- a CDS encoding metallopeptidase family protein gives MAPTRFVPAAPGDPAGPSGGAGPVRRRDRRGRGLRGPLLPSTLPAHRTRAERFDDLVLDSVERLEVRWGKELDGVEFAVEDVPPSNPAPWESGGVPLGRSFPAQPGLPPRIVVYRRPVESRAADADELGELTHEVVVEQVAHLLGRSPDEVDPGLGDGR, from the coding sequence ATGGCACCGACACGGTTCGTCCCCGCGGCCCCGGGCGACCCGGCCGGACCGTCGGGCGGCGCCGGCCCGGTGCGCCGGCGCGACCGCCGCGGCCGCGGCCTGCGGGGGCCGCTGCTGCCCTCGACGCTCCCCGCCCACCGCACCCGCGCCGAGCGGTTCGACGACCTCGTGCTCGACTCGGTGGAGCGCCTCGAGGTCCGCTGGGGCAAGGAGCTCGACGGCGTGGAGTTCGCCGTCGAGGACGTGCCGCCGTCGAACCCGGCGCCCTGGGAGTCCGGCGGCGTGCCGCTGGGCCGGTCGTTCCCCGCGCAGCCGGGCCTGCCGCCGCGGATCGTCGTGTACCGGCGGCCGGTCGAGTCGCGCGCCGCCGACGCGGACGAGCTCGGCGAGCTCACGCACGAGGTGGTCGTGGAGCAGGTGGCGCACCTGCTGGGCCGCTCCCCCGACGAGGTGGACCCCGGTCTCGGGGACGGGCGGTAG